A single region of the Vidua macroura isolate BioBank_ID:100142 chromosome 12, ASM2450914v1, whole genome shotgun sequence genome encodes:
- the LOC128813488 gene encoding transcriptional regulatory protein AlgP-like has product MSTGASPARPRAPSPAGPTVTGMSSTATGVIPELGQTFVMEESRHSEPRTASVGAIPTAAAPPGPSPASPGSVPPPCSTKPAVQRGSEPGHRTATRSSVTSPCCLPTSPGAGHVASSLLSSQTLAMPTAVTLDAHVMSSGSSTSQHSSTATEHLPAATRAASSPAEPMSKGRPGSTGMKPPASHPSSLPLPAQPVHVLPLQFRLLGIAYAPALGSRNSESYRQLEGDVRLMLNQMLSSYKSFLQANVLEFM; this is encoded by the exons ATGTCCACTGGAGCGTCCCCAGCACGGCCCAGGGCTCCCAGCCCCGCAGGTCCCACCGTGACTGGGATGAGCTCCACAGCCACTGGTGTCATCCCAGAGCTTGGACAGACGTTTGTGATGGAAGAATCCAGGCACAGCGAGCCCAGGACAGCatcagtgggagccattcccactgcagcagcacctcccgggcccagccctgccagcccaggctctgtgcCTCCCCCCTGCTCCACAAAGCCGGCTGTGCAGCGTGGCTCTGAGCCTGGGCACCGCACTGCCACCCGCAGCAGCGTGACATCTCCATGCTGCCTGCCGACTTCTCCCGGCGCTGGGCACGTggccagctccctgctcagctcccagaCCCTGGCTATGCCCACAGCAGTGACCCTCGATGCCCACGTCATGTCCAGTGgctccagcacttcccagcacTCCTCCACAGCCACGGAGCAtctccctgcagccaccagagcggcctccagcccagctgagccgATGAGCAAGGGCAGACCTGGCTCCACAGGGATGAAACCCCCTGCATCCCACCCCTCCAGCCTCCCCCTGCCCGCACAGCCTGTGCACGTGCTGCCCTTGCAATTCCGGCTGCTGGGCATCGCTTACGCCCCggctctgggcagcaggaatTCGGAGAGCTACCGGCAGCTGGAGGGAGATGTGAGACTGATG CTCAACCAGATGCTGTCCAGCTACAAGAGCTTCCTGCAGGCAAATGTCCTTGAGTTCATGTGa
- the NEIL1 gene encoding endonuclease 8-like 1 isoform X1 has protein sequence MPECPELHLAGRFINGACGALVFAGGVERSAVGRGPEVPFRSEAYRISAVARGKELRLTLSALDPAAGPPAQDLVFRFGMSGSFRLCPAAELPRHAHLRFLTRESPPRALCFVDPRRFGSWRLGDAWQPERGPCVVSEYQAFRENVLKNLDDRAFDKPMCEVLLNQKYFNGIGNYLRAEILYRLKIPPFEKARTVLEALKEQEQERRKKDPSLTLSKKVKLRRENADLLELCHTVPMEVIMAEKQLLDPEHTDDYSTFKNWLQCYLVPGMSSLRDRSGRTIWFQGEPGPMAPKGQRPRKTPRKKSPQLKADPEAPSPKVTPRASKQRRRAAANPPKSEEEEEEQEEQADRPRKGRARGRRAVTAAPASPEEPQSVRRSRRTSARRGRGAAPAV, from the exons ATGCCCGAGTGCCCGGAGCTGCACCTGGCCGGGCGCTTCATCAACGGGGCGTGCGGAGCGCTGGTGTTCGCGGGCGGCGTGGAACGCTCGGCCGTGGGCCGCGGCCCCGAGGTGCCCTTCCGCAGCGAGGCCTACAGAATCTCGGCCGTCGCCCGGGGCAAGGAGCTGCGGCTGACGCTGAGCGCGCTGGaccccgccgccggccccccCGCGCAGGACCTGGTGTTCCGCTTCGGCATGTCGGGCTCGTTCCGGCTGTGCCCCGCCGCCGAGCTGCCCCGCCATGCCCACCTGCGCTTCCTCACCCGTGAGAGCCCCCCGCGCGCCCTCTGCTTCGTCGACCCCCGGCGCTTCGGGTCCTGGCGCCTGGGGGACGCCTGGCAGCCGGAACGCGGGCCCTGCGTCGTCTCCGAGTACCAGGCCTTCAG GGAGAACGTGCTGAAGAACCTGGATGACAGGGCTTTTGACAAGCCCATGTGTGAGGTCCTCTTAAACCAGAAGTATTTCAATGGAATTGGGAATTACCTGCGTGCTGAGATCCTGTACAG GTTGAAGATCCCTCCCTTTGAAAAAGCTCGGACCGTGCTGGAGGCcctgaaggagcaggagcaggagaggaggaagaag GATCCTTCCCTGACGCTGAGCAAGAAGGTGAAGCTGAGGCGAGAGAACGCAGAtctcctggagctgtgccacaCCGTGCCCATGGAGGTCATCATGGCAG AGAAGCAGCTCTTGGACCCCGAGCACACGGATGATTACTCCACCTTTAAGAACTGGCTGCAGTGTTACTTGGTGCCTGGCATGAGCTCCCTGCGTGACCGCAGTGGCAGGACCATATGGTTCCAG GGAGAGCCTGGCCCCATGGCTCCCAAAG GGCAGAGACCCCGCAAGACGCCCCGCAAGAAGAGCCCTCAGCTGAAGGCAGACCCCGAGGCGCCGAGCCCCAAG GTCACCCCGCGTGCCTCGAAACAGCGCCGCAGGGCTGCAGCAAACCCCCCGAagtcagaggaggaggaggaagagcaggaagagcaggcTGACAGGCCAAGGAAGGGACGTGCTCGCGGGAGGAGGGCAGTgactgctgctccagcctcgcCTGAGGAGCCTCAGAGTGTCAGAAGAAGCCGCCGGACGTCTGCTCGCAGGGGCCGAG gtgCAGCCCCTGCCGTGTGA
- the NEIL1 gene encoding endonuclease 8-like 1 isoform X2: MGAGRAGGGLGLRCAVATMPECPELHLAGRFINGACGALVFAGGVERSAVGRGPEVPFRSEAYRISAVARGKELRLTLSALDPAAGPPAQDLVFRFGMSGSFRLCPAAELPRHAHLRFLTRESPPRALCFVDPRRFGSWRLGDAWQPERGPCVVSEYQAFRENVLKNLDDRAFDKPMCEVLLNQKYFNGIGNYLRAEILYRRWKWQEQGFRLPCNSLRLKIPPFEKARTVLEALKEQEQERRKKDPSLTLSKKVKLRRENADLLELCHTVPMEVIMAEKQLLDPEHTDDYSTFKNWLQCYLVPGMSSLRDRSGRTIWFQGEPGPMAPKGQRPRKTPRKKSPQLKADPEAPSPKVTPRASKQRRRAAANPPKSEEEEEEQEEQADRPRKGRARGRRAVTAAPASPEEPQSVRRSRRTSARRGRGAAPAV, encoded by the exons ATGGGGGCGGGCCGTGCTGGCGGCGGGCTCGGGCTGCGCTGCGCGGTCGCGACCATGCCCGAGTGCCCGGAGCTGCACCTGGCCGGGCGCTTCATCAACGGGGCGTGCGGAGCGCTGGTGTTCGCGGGCGGCGTGGAACGCTCGGCCGTGGGCCGCGGCCCCGAGGTGCCCTTCCGCAGCGAGGCCTACAGAATCTCGGCCGTCGCCCGGGGCAAGGAGCTGCGGCTGACGCTGAGCGCGCTGGaccccgccgccggccccccCGCGCAGGACCTGGTGTTCCGCTTCGGCATGTCGGGCTCGTTCCGGCTGTGCCCCGCCGCCGAGCTGCCCCGCCATGCCCACCTGCGCTTCCTCACCCGTGAGAGCCCCCCGCGCGCCCTCTGCTTCGTCGACCCCCGGCGCTTCGGGTCCTGGCGCCTGGGGGACGCCTGGCAGCCGGAACGCGGGCCCTGCGTCGTCTCCGAGTACCAGGCCTTCAG GGAGAACGTGCTGAAGAACCTGGATGACAGGGCTTTTGACAAGCCCATGTGTGAGGTCCTCTTAAACCAGAAGTATTTCAATGGAATTGGGAATTACCTGCGTGCTGAGATCCTGTACAG ACGCTGGAAGTGGCAGGAGCAAGGCTTCAGGCTGCCGTGTAACTCTCTCAGGTTGAAGATCCCTCCCTTTGAAAAAGCTCGGACCGTGCTGGAGGCcctgaaggagcaggagcaggagaggaggaagaag GATCCTTCCCTGACGCTGAGCAAGAAGGTGAAGCTGAGGCGAGAGAACGCAGAtctcctggagctgtgccacaCCGTGCCCATGGAGGTCATCATGGCAG AGAAGCAGCTCTTGGACCCCGAGCACACGGATGATTACTCCACCTTTAAGAACTGGCTGCAGTGTTACTTGGTGCCTGGCATGAGCTCCCTGCGTGACCGCAGTGGCAGGACCATATGGTTCCAG GGAGAGCCTGGCCCCATGGCTCCCAAAG GGCAGAGACCCCGCAAGACGCCCCGCAAGAAGAGCCCTCAGCTGAAGGCAGACCCCGAGGCGCCGAGCCCCAAG GTCACCCCGCGTGCCTCGAAACAGCGCCGCAGGGCTGCAGCAAACCCCCCGAagtcagaggaggaggaggaagagcaggaagagcaggcTGACAGGCCAAGGAAGGGACGTGCTCGCGGGAGGAGGGCAGTgactgctgctccagcctcgcCTGAGGAGCCTCAGAGTGTCAGAAGAAGCCGCCGGACGTCTGCTCGCAGGGGCCGAG gtgCAGCCCCTGCCGTGTGA
- the C12H15orf39 gene encoding uncharacterized protein C15orf39 homolog, with amino-acid sequence MASKRYSQSADPVIFKKLPRLEPATGFLPRKIPGTSSPVPHPGSETHFNYKGSYFACPLQSPKGPEQPPAGWSPTPAYLHYSPGALSQPVPAEGPLLSFLLYPPESLDTRLQPPDSQKSKDSLSQEQLMARKKLDSPRCPLPVKKPVVVKKAVPLAVPKPVYGAPASFLAPGMALLLGKQAESLQQRPGEANWALPPATHPLHPSEPHKSGPCADHSLLLLPSSLALPSREQLSSSTALPQYCITFDKYGPPPSTPFLEASCPSAQSQKKVLEVPSLSLDPWPKLQLPDTSPVIQERSAMCCPPPPYPLSPHRAAPLYQPPAPTAGEPSALPSFGYVGSREPFPGTHLKPQDPSSYFPSPLEPYVLRTAGSRLRDAEPPRDAELPRNTGYPGFAVTPGDASAFHASFPGTEPGCEQHSADSPQWRAAPRHSSAFQPVCTPEKLSGGSGGLAEAFPERGGSWEKPRQREEDHLYPGRRNSSLAPQDTPHGGPREGNACKVKDPAKELVRPSLSLTPVKGLEDLRDTKALSSSPPMPVIHNVFSLAPYQEYLEKAKVTDPILFCRKHLWEDSSPQNTGGSQEPAALRDVSVVSSRRSGSDAVQSQGESSYRSIPKKPKPVAQELVSQEGSPDRVGTEEPPLKEVVLDLSFKKRLVEAGDTERPTGCAEGTLEQEYKEEKEAAGEKVGSGEGAQPRVPEADSGDKSSFQSSANFMFQKYKLVLSLPPSTEPTQQNGSSQAPQPSPPSSTPTPAHPTSSPSSTPLFPQPGPQISIILAPNPPQILVPSTPSTPEEEKVLVVKKVGVVPSQTPSGRYFTSLHTLLCDTISGSVSRSSPELLQQWLKKAEQAEELGEMPKSLPSPKNDSKAPNPQKPSNGKEIWLAFQDVAKLLTDLLSQLKTFMSACPFPHVVRAGAIFIPIHVVKEKLFPKLPGSFVDQVLQKHKVELRPTTLSEERHLRDLELKSCTSRMLKLLAIKWLPEIYPDLLNLHWHNSIRQQLGSSSETDQQPSNPGVEALNADGKATAMDKSRERRHQGMCQGQQPNGDGNGKVLSPQSHGC; translated from the exons AACCCATTTCAACTACAAGGGCTCCTACTTTGCCTGCCCGCTGCAGAGCCCCAagggccctgagcagcccccagctggCTGGAGCCCCACGCCCGCCTACCTGCACTACAGCCCCGGTGCCCTGAGCCAGCCCGTGCCAGCTGAGGGGCCACTGCTGAGCTTCCTGCTGTACCCACCAGAGAGCCTTGACAccaggctgcagcccccagaCAGCCAGAAGAGCAAGGACAGcctgagccaggagcagctgatggCCAGGAAGAAGCTGGACAGTCCCAGGTGTCCCTTGCCAGTGAAGAAGCCAGTGGTGGTGAAGAAGGCAGTTCCTCTAGCAGTCCCCAAGCCAGTGTACGGTGCCCCGGCCTCCTTCTTGGCTCCCGGGATGGCTCTGCTACTCGGAAAACAAGCAGAGAGCCTGCAGCAGCGACCAGGGGAGGCAAATTGGGCCCTGCCCCCTGCCACCCACCCTCTGCACCCCAGCGAGCCCCACAAGAGCGGTCCCTGTGCTGAccacagcctcctgctgctgccctccagcctggccctgccttccagggagcagctgagctcCTCCACTGCCTTACCCCAGTACTGCATCACCTTTGATAAGTATGGGCCACCGCCCAGCACCCCGTTCCTGGAAGCAAGTTGTCCCTCTGCCCAGAGCCAGAAGAAGGTGCTGGAGGTCCCCAGCCTCAGCCTGGACCCCTGGCCCAAGCTCCAGCTGCCTGACACCAGCCCAGTGATCCAGGAGAGGTCGGCGATGTGCTGCCCACCCCCCCCATACCCGCTGTcaccccacagagctgccccCCTCTATCAgcccccagctcccactgcGGGGGAGCCCAgtgccctgcccagctttggCTACGTGGGAAGCAGGGAGCCCTTTCCCGGCACCCACCTCAAGCCCCAAGATCCCAGCAGTTACTTTCCCAGCCCCTTGGAGCCCTACGTGCTGAGGACAGCAGGTTCAAGGCTGAGGGATGCTGAGCCACCCAGGGATGCCGAGCTGCCCAGGAACACCGGGTACCCAGGGTTTGCCGTCACCCCGGGCGATGCATCCGCGTTCCACGCCTCCTTTCCCGGCACGGAGCCGGGGTGTGAGCAGCACAGCGCAGACAGTCCACAGTGGCGAGCAGCACCGAGGCACAGCAGCGCtttccagcctgtctgcacCCCAGAGAAGCTTTCCGGGGGCTCCGGTGGGCTCGCTGAGGCATTTCCCgagagaggagggagctgggagaagcccaggcagagggaggaggatCACCTGTACCCAGGGAGGAGGAACAGCAGCCTGGCCCCTCAGGACACCCCCCACGGGGGACCAAGGGAAGGAAATGCCTGCAAGGTCAAGGATCCAGCCAAGGAGCTCGTCCGCCCTTCTCTGTCCCTGACCCCTGTCAAAGGGCTGGAAGACCTGAGGGACACCAAGGCTTTGTCATCCTCCCCACCGATGCCTGTGATCCACAATGTCTTCAGCCTGGCACCTTACCAGGAGTATCTGGAGAAGGCCAAGGTCACAGACCCCATTCTTTTCTGCAGGAAGCATCTGTGGGAGGACTCCTCACCCCAAAACACGGGTGGCAGCCAGGAGCCTGCTGCCCTCAGAGACGTCTCAGTGGTGTCCAGCCGGAGGTCAGGCAGTGATGCAGTGCAGAGCCAAGGGGAAAGCTCTTACAGGAGCATCCCTAAAAAGCCAAAGCCTGTGGCCCAAGAGCTGGTGTCTCAGGAGGGCAGCCCTGACAGGGTGGGCACGGAGGAGCCACCCCTTAAGGAAGTGGTGCTGGACCTTAGCTTCAAGAAGAGACTGGTAGAAGCTGGGGACACTGAGAGACCCACTGGCTGTGCAGAGGGAACACTGGAGCAAGAGTataaggaggagaaagaggctGCAGGAGAGAAGGTGGGGTCGGGAGAGGGTGCACAGCCCCGGGTGCCTGAGGCGGACTCCGGGGACAAGAGCAGCTTCCAGAGCTCAGCCAACTTCATGTTCCAAAAATACAAGTTGGTGCTCTCCCTCCCACCCAGCACTGAGCCCACCCAGCAGAATGGCAGCTCTCAagccccccagcccagcccccccagcagcacccccactCCAGCCCACCCAACCTCCTCTCCATCCAGCACCCCCCTGTTCCCACAGCCTGGCCCCCAGATCAGCATCATCCTAGCCCCAAACCCTCCCCAGATCCTGGTTCCCAGCACCCCCTCCActccagaggaggagaaggtgttGGTGGTCAAGAAGGTTGGTGTTGTCCCCTCACAGACCCCCTCGGGGCGGTACTTCACCTCCCTGCACACCTTGCTCTGTGACACGATTTCAGGCTCAGTGTCCCGCTCCTCCCcggagctcctgcagcagtggctgaagAAGGCtgagcaggcagaagagctgggagagatgcccaaatccctgcccagccccaaaAATGACTCCAAGGCTCCCAATCCTCAGAAGCCCAGCAACGGCAAGGAGATCTGGCTGGCTTTCCAGGACGTGGCCAAGCTCCTCACCGacctgctctcccagctgaaGACCTTCATGTCCGCGTGCCCTTTCCCCCACGTCGTCCGGGCAGGAGCCATCTTCATCCCCATCCACGTGGTGAAGGAGAAGCTCTTCCCAAAGCTGCCTGGGAGCTTCGTGGACCAAGTGCTGCAGAAGCACAAGGTGGAGCTGCGTCCCACCACCCTCTCGGAGGAGAGGCACCTGAGGGACCTGGAGCTGAAGAGCTGCACCTCCCGCATGCTGAAGCTCCTGGCGATCAAGTGGCTTCCCGAAATCTATCCTGACCTGCTCAACCTCCACTGGCACAACTCCATCCGGCAGCAGCTCG GTTCAAGCTCAGAGACTGACCAGCAGCCTTCCAA CCCTGGTGTGGAGGCACTGAATGCTGATGGCAAAGCGACAGCCATGGACAAATCAAGGGAAAGGAGGCACCAAGGAATGTGCCAAGGGCAACAGCCGAACGGTGACGGGAATGGGAAGGTCCTGAGTCCCCAGAGCCATGGATGCTGA
- the NEIL1 gene encoding endonuclease 8-like 1 isoform X3, protein MGAGRAGGGLGLRCAVATMPECPELHLAGRFINGACGALVFAGGVERSAVGRGPEVPFRSEAYRISAVARGKELRLTLSALDPAAGPPAQDLVFRFGMSGSFRLCPAAELPRHAHLRFLTRESPPRALCFVDPRRFGSWRLGDAWQPERGPCVVSEYQAFRENVLKNLDDRAFDKPMCEVLLNQKYFNGIGNYLRAEILYRRWKWQEQGFRLPCNSLRLKIPPFEKARTVLEALKEQEQERRKKDPSLTLSKKVKLRRENADLLELCHTVPMEVIMAEKQLLDPEHTDDYSTFKNWLQCYLVPGMSSLRDRSGRTIWFQGRDPARRPARRALS, encoded by the exons ATGGGGGCGGGCCGTGCTGGCGGCGGGCTCGGGCTGCGCTGCGCGGTCGCGACCATGCCCGAGTGCCCGGAGCTGCACCTGGCCGGGCGCTTCATCAACGGGGCGTGCGGAGCGCTGGTGTTCGCGGGCGGCGTGGAACGCTCGGCCGTGGGCCGCGGCCCCGAGGTGCCCTTCCGCAGCGAGGCCTACAGAATCTCGGCCGTCGCCCGGGGCAAGGAGCTGCGGCTGACGCTGAGCGCGCTGGaccccgccgccggccccccCGCGCAGGACCTGGTGTTCCGCTTCGGCATGTCGGGCTCGTTCCGGCTGTGCCCCGCCGCCGAGCTGCCCCGCCATGCCCACCTGCGCTTCCTCACCCGTGAGAGCCCCCCGCGCGCCCTCTGCTTCGTCGACCCCCGGCGCTTCGGGTCCTGGCGCCTGGGGGACGCCTGGCAGCCGGAACGCGGGCCCTGCGTCGTCTCCGAGTACCAGGCCTTCAG GGAGAACGTGCTGAAGAACCTGGATGACAGGGCTTTTGACAAGCCCATGTGTGAGGTCCTCTTAAACCAGAAGTATTTCAATGGAATTGGGAATTACCTGCGTGCTGAGATCCTGTACAG ACGCTGGAAGTGGCAGGAGCAAGGCTTCAGGCTGCCGTGTAACTCTCTCAGGTTGAAGATCCCTCCCTTTGAAAAAGCTCGGACCGTGCTGGAGGCcctgaaggagcaggagcaggagaggaggaagaag GATCCTTCCCTGACGCTGAGCAAGAAGGTGAAGCTGAGGCGAGAGAACGCAGAtctcctggagctgtgccacaCCGTGCCCATGGAGGTCATCATGGCAG AGAAGCAGCTCTTGGACCCCGAGCACACGGATGATTACTCCACCTTTAAGAACTGGCTGCAGTGTTACTTGGTGCCTGGCATGAGCTCCCTGCGTGACCGCAGTGGCAGGACCATATGGTTCCAG GGCAGAGACCCCGCAAGACGCCCCGCAAGAAGAGCCCTCAGCTGA
- the COMMD4 gene encoding COMM domain-containing protein 4: MRFRFCGDLDCPDWVLAEISTLAKISSVKLKLICAQVLRDLLGEAIEYDKILKLTSDAKLESGDVKATIAVLGFILCSAAKHNVDSESLSSELQQLGLPKEHASGLCRSYEEKQSPLQDRLRACSLRLSQLGSVRWRVDYTLSSSELQEVNEPVVHLTFNVRDRECEKMTAVPVTLSANKFWVLLAELKQAQTLMNTLL, translated from the exons atg CGGTTCCGCTTCTGCGGGGACTTGGACTGCCCCGACTGGGTGCTGGCCGAGATCAGCACCCTGGCCAAAATA TCCTCGGTGAAGCTGAAGCTGATCTGCGCCCAGGTGCTGCGGGACCTGCTGGGGGAGGCCATCGAG TACGACAAGATCCTGAAGCTGACCTCAGATGCAAAGTTAG AGTCAGGGGATGTGAAGGCGACCATTGCTGTCCTCGGCTTCATCCTCTGCAGTGCAGCCAAGCACAACGTAGACAGCGAGTCTCTGTCGAgcgagctgcagcagctgggactgCCCAAAG AGCATGCCAGCGGGTTGTGCCGTTCCTATGAGGAGAAGCAGAGCCCCCTCCAGGACAGGCTCAGGGCCTGCAGCCTGCGAT TGAGCCAGCTGGGCTCAGTGCGCTGGCGGGTGGATTACACCCTCAGCTCCAGCGAGCTGCAGGAGGTCAACGAGCCCGTGGTGCACCTGACCTTCAACGTGCGGGACAGAGAGTGTGAGAAGATGACGGCTGTCCCTGTGACGCTCTCGGCCAACAAgttctgggtgctgctggcag agctgaagcAGGCGCAGACCCTGATGAACACCCTTCTCTGA
- the LOC128813495 gene encoding uncharacterized protein LOC128813495 produces the protein MSALTNVNGSVVVRGEVLFRGDAPAPTNSHLIRTVITEASKGRSIFSWQLEPQSVQSGGFSLENLDPEKLSISLTGSLFGISRMDPLERLVREVTAAVNALYHVRNFTISQLRHLGGNTEITGDLYLDTVVHADVTEVLEALATLSGLSLDLTSLSVEGSKLGLHVYPVSFLVTNRHFSQKLQDPLSAEHHNLSRDLGDAVARALRDYPTFLTAIVREFLPGSLICHGSVIFRPPAPTSMEVLKTLVLSVGPNQALADSDIHVDPRSLSVGEDTLDPATPQPGFPAYGVAIMVVGGLCIVAAPIVLVCLGSKRLGWQDGRALWDRRDPEVGIQTLQMDNQGFWTEDPEDGHFEWQSTSA, from the exons ATGTCTGCTCTAACCAATGT gAATGGCTCAGTGGTGGTGCGTGGGGAGGTTCTGTTCCGGGGGgatgctcctgctcccaccaaCTCCCACCTCATCCGGACAGTCATCACAGAGGCAAGCAAGGGAAGGAGCATcttcagctggcagctggagccCCAGTCTGTCCAGTCTGGTG gcttcagcctggagaaccTGGACCCTGAGAAGCTGTCCATCTCCCTCACTGGCTCCCTGTTTGGGATAAGCAGGATGGATCCTCTGGAGAGGCTGGTCAGAGAG GTAACTGCAGCTGTCAATGCCCTCTACCATGTGAGGAACTTCACCATCTCCCAACTCAG ACACCTGGGTGGGAACACGGAGATCACTGGAGACCTCTACCTCGACACAGTTGTCCATGCTGACGTTACGGAGGTTCTGGAAGCTCTGGCTACGCTCTCAGGCCTCTCCCTGGACCTGACCTCCCTCTCGGTGGAGG GCTCCAAGCTTGGTCTGCACGTGTACCCTGTTTCCTTCCTTGTCACCAACAGACACTTCAGCCAGAAGCTTCAGGACCCGCTCTCTGCCGAGCACCACAATCTCTCCAGGGACCTTGGCGATGCG GTGGCAAGAGCCCTGAGGGATTACCCCACCTTCCTGACAGCAATCGTAAGAGAATTCCT GCCTGGCTCCTTGATCTGCCATGGGAGCGTGATCTTCCGTCCCCCCGCTCCAACCAGCATGGAGGTTCTGAAGACACTTGTGCTCTCGGTTGGGCCAAACCAGGCTTTGGCTGACTCCGACATCCATGTGGATCCACGTTCTCTCTCTGTGGGAG agGACACCCTGGACCCTGCCACGCCCCAGCCGGGCTTCCCAGCCTACGGAGTGGCCATCATGGTCGTCGGTGGCCTCTGCATCGTCGCCGCGCCCATCGTGCTCGTG TGCCTGGGGAGCaagaggctgggctggcaggatgGAAGAGCCCTTTGGGACAGAAGAGACCCTGAAGTGGGGATCCAGACGTTGCAAATGGATAACCAGGGCTTCTGGACAGAG GACCCTGAGGATGGTCACTTTGAGTGGCAGAGCACTTCTGCCtga